ACTAACTAGTTCCCATTGCGTTACCGGCTAAATACGCTGTTGTCCAAGCACTTTGGAAGTTAAAACCACCAGTAATGCCGTCAATATCCAAGATTTCTCCGGCAAAGTAAAGACCAGCAACTAATTTACTTTCCATCGTCTTGAAGTCCACCTCTTTGAGGTTGACACCACCACAAGTCACAAATTCTTCTTTAAAAACTCCTTTTCCAGTGATTAGATGTTGTCCCTGAGTCAGTTCTTGTACTAGCCGATTTAATGTTTTGTTAGATAGTCCTGCCCAGCGGTCTTCCATAGTAATACCTGCACGGGCAATAATATATTGCCAAAGGCGGTGGGGCAGGTCAACTCCCCGATGCAGTGCGATCGCTTTGTTTGCCCATTCAGTCTTCACTGCTAAGATTTTTTCCCGCACAACTTCATGCTGCAAATCGGGCAGCCAATTGATTGATAATGTCGCTTGATAGCGGTTTTCATGCAAAAGTCTTGCACCCCAAGCAGAAAGCTTTAGCACAGCTGGGCCACTCAAACCCCAATGGGTAATTAACAATGGCCCGGTTTGTTCTAGTTGGGGCTTTTCTGGAACAGACAACCGCAACCGCACAGGGTTAACGCTAACTCCCGCTAATGCCCTCAGATGTGGGTCAGAAATGTTAAAGGTAAATAGTGAAGGGACAGGCGGTTGTATTTGATGACCAAACTCTTGAGCTATTTTATAACCCACCGGATTGCTGCCTGTAGCCAAAAGCAAGCGATCGCATTTTTTAATCTCCCCCGACTTGAGAATAATCTCAAATTCATTGCTGGGTAGTCGCTTCACCCAAACAACGGGTGTTCCTGTACAAAGTTCTACTAAAGCCGCTTTAGCCGCCTTCATTAAACAGTTCACTACGGTTTCTGAACTATCTGTAATCGGAAACATCCGCCCATCAGCTTCAGTTTTCAGTGGTACTCCGTGGAGAGCAAACCAAGTTACTGTATCTTTAGCTTGAAAGCGGCTAAAAGCACCTCTTAAAGCTTTTCCTCCTCTGGGGTAATTTTGTACTAACCCAGCTCCTTCAAAGCAAGCATGAGTGACATTGCAGCGTCCTCCACCAGAAATCAGAACTTTAGCCAGTGGTTGACGACTAGCTTCGATTAAGGTAACTTGAGCTTCAGGATTGGCTTTAGCACAAGCGATCGCGCCAAAAAATCCCGCAGCCCCACCCCCAATAACTACAATTTTTAACGGCAACAACTTCAAAAATTTCTCTTCTATAGCACTTACTTTCTAGGCTAGCCGTTATTTTTACACTTGGGCTGGTTCAAATTGATCTTTTGTCGCGCCGCAAACTGGACACACCCAATCCTCTGGTATTTCTTCAAAGGGTGTTCCCGGTTCTATGCCGCTATCGGGATCACCTACTTCTGGGTCATATTCATAGCCACAAACGCTACATACATAAATTTCCATAATTCTTTACATCCGTAGCAATGCAATTACTTTTTTAAGGCCCCTATTGTCAAGAAAAATCACCTTAAAAGCGCCACCAGGTTCTTTGAGCGTAACTGATCACCCCTGTAGCGATCGCTCCCAGTAAAAGTAACCATATCACTCCCCCCGGAATAAAGGTGAGAATACCAAAGCCTCTAAGCACCCATACGGCTATGCCAATGCCTAGTAATACACCAAAACCTTGGGTTAATATCCGGTTTATAGAAGATTGCTTCATCTGGTTTTCCTCTTAACACAAAATTCACTAATCTCTAATCATAAAGTTCCTGTCAAACAATCAACAGTATAAAAATACGAATAAATAACAACACCTTGCATATGAGATAGCCTTTGTGCCATTCTAGCTTTCATAAATAAAATTTTTCATTAAAAAGCCTGCTATTTTCAGACCTACTTAAGTGTAGATTCTGTAAATTGTTATAGCTCATACATTTTTTCAAGTAAAGTTACTGAAATAATTTCTAAGTCAATGATTGGTTCCAGGTAATTTGTATATTGGGCTGGAACTCAAATTTGAGTGGGTTGGACGAAATCTTGTTTCAGGGTTTGTAGTTCCAACTTGAGAAAGTGGGTAAGTTGAGGAGTAACAATAAATAATATGTCTGTGTCTTCTATTTCAGATCCAATTATCGTAGGTGCGGATATGGCTTTGAGTCATGACCAGCAAAAACTGCTGATGCAGGGTGAAATTTTGGTGCAAACACAATCGCATACCGCTTGGGGTGGTGCTGTTACAGCTTGTATGTATTTACCGCTAGTGCGATCGCAGGTATGGCAGCAACTAACTGATTACCCTCGTTGGGTACAATATTTTCCTGACATCACCAAAAGTGAAGTAGTACATAAAGGTGAAGTTAAGCGCCTGTATCAAGTAGCACAAAAGGCTTTTTTGTTTTTCACGGCGCAAGTCGAAATTTACCTCAATGTTGTAGAAGTCCTTGGGCAAAAAATTCAATTCCGCATGGAGAAAGGGACTTTTCTCGACTTTAGTGCCAATGTAGATCTCAAAGATTGTGGCAATGGCACTTTGCTGGCGTATAATGTGCAAGCTACACCTAATATTCCCGTACCTTCAATTTTTATTCAACAAGCGATGAACTTTGAGTTGCCTGCAAATATGCGTAAAATGCGACAAGTTCTGTGTAAGGTTCAATAAAGGTAATGACACAGGCAAAAGCTATTTTGGAATTTTGGTTTGGTCATCCTCAAGAAATAGATTATGGCAAACCAAAGCCTTACTGGTTTAAGAAAACACCAGAATTTGATCAGAAACTGCGAGATTTGTTTCTTGAAGATTACCAAAAAGCAGCAGCAGGATATCTAGACGACTGGATAGATTCACCTGAATCCTGCTTGGCGCTGATTCTGCTGCTAGATCAGTTTCCCCGAAATGTTTTTCGTGGCACTCCTGATGCCTTTGCTACCGACTGGGAAGCACTTTCAGCAGCCCAACACGCCGTAGCACAAGGCTATGACCACGAATTATTGCCTGTGCAGTGCTGGTTTCTCTACCTACCCTTTGAACACAGTGAAAACCTAGATCATCAGCGACAGTGTGTGAAGTTATTTGAACGACTCTGTAACGATCCTGATAGTGGTGAAGTTATTAAGTATGCAGTTCGCCACATGGAAATCATTGAGCGTTTTGGACGCTTCCCTCATCGCAATAGCATTTTAGGGCGTACCTCAACCCCAGAGGAAAAAGAATTTTTGAAACAGCCTGGTTCCTCATTTTAGTATTATTAACAAGAAAGACGCTTTGTTTATACAAAAAGCGTCTTTCTACTTTTGCCGTATTTCTATTTTACCATCAATTGGTACAATGTTAATACTGTAGCCCTTTCAGGATATTTTATTTCGCCACAAGGCTCTTGCTAACTCCTTGAAAAGATACCAAAACATTATAGGTCTTTGTAACAAAAATCGCCTTCCTTGTGGTGCCAAATAGTGTTGAAAATTGCCGTACCACCAGAAATTAGCAGCAATATTTAGCTGATCCAGAGAGTAAACTTGATGCCACCAATAGGTTGGAATGAAAAGCATTTCACCTTGTTCCAGCAAACACTCTGTATATTTTGCTTTTTGAAATTTAGGAAATTTCTCAAAGTCAGGTTTGTCAATACTATTTAAGTGACTAATGTGTGGTGTTTTTGAATGCACGGAAGCAGGATATAGAAAAGGAGTTTGTTTTGGTTCAAACAGCAAAACCCGCTTTCGGCCACGCACCTGACATAACAAATTTTGTGCTGCATCCCAATGCAATGGTGTGATATTATCACCAGTACCTATCCAAAGATTTGACTGCGCTAATAACTTTTTAGGAATGTAATCTGGGGTTTCAATATCTGGATATAGTTCTGGAAAGAAGATATCAATTGTATGTTGTTGAAGATAATAGGATTGGTCACCTTTTTTCCCCTGGACAATCCAATCCGTGAACTCCCTAAACAGCATTTTTATGTTAGGGTAACTACTCTCTCCTTGATCATAGCCGAATACTTTGTTTTGAGAAACGCTGGCAATAATTTCTTTGTCACCCACAACAGTATTTAAATAATCAATTGACCATAAAAAAAAAGCTTTCCATTCAGCGATTTTCCCAGTAATGATCACTGGTTGACTATAGGAGTGAGTTGCACGTTTAAACTCCTCTGGTGTAGGTTTATGAAGACGTTCAATTTTTTTTCCTGAAGTTTGAGCCAATTTATTTTCTACAGTGATATTCATGGCTTTTCCTCATTGTTGATTTGGGATTTAATTTTAGTTACCAGTCATCAGTCATCAGCCATCAGTCAAGAACTTCAACCCAAATAATTTATTTTCTGGAAGTACCCAACACCCTACACGCTTTTTTTGTTAGAGATTCGCTCTGTAATGTCCTTGAGAATTTTCCAAAACTGATGAGGTCTTTGTAGCAGAATTCCCCAAAAAAATTTAGGCTTTTCTATTGCAAATTTCCTTCCTTGTGGTGTCAAATAGTCTTTCAAATTTGCCACCCACCAAAAATTTACAGCAATATTTACCTGGTCGAGAGAGTAAACTTGATGCCACCAAAAGGTTGGAATAAAAAGCATTTCACCTGGCTCTAGTATATACTCTATATACTTTGCTTTTTGAAATTTAGGAAATTTCTCCAAGTCAGGTTTGTCAATATTTAAGTGACTCATGTGTGGTGTTTTGGAATCCACGGAAAAAGGATATAGGAAAGGAGTTTGTTTTGGTTCAAACAGCAAAACCCGCTTTCGTCCACGTACTTGACATAACAAATTTTGTGCCCCATCCCAATGTAATGGCGTAGTATTACCACCAGTACCTATCCAGAGATTTGCCAGCATGAATAACTTTTTATTAAAATAATCTGGAATCTCAATATCTGGAAATAGTTCTGGAAAGAAGGTTTCAATAGGATGTT
Above is a window of Nostoc sp. UHCC 0702 DNA encoding:
- a CDS encoding NAD(P)/FAD-dependent oxidoreductase: MLPLKIVVIGGGAAGFFGAIACAKANPEAQVTLIEASRQPLAKVLISGGGRCNVTHACFEGAGLVQNYPRGGKALRGAFSRFQAKDTVTWFALHGVPLKTEADGRMFPITDSSETVVNCLMKAAKAALVELCTGTPVVWVKRLPSNEFEIILKSGEIKKCDRLLLATGSNPVGYKIAQEFGHQIQPPVPSLFTFNISDPHLRALAGVSVNPVRLRLSVPEKPQLEQTGPLLITHWGLSGPAVLKLSAWGARLLHENRYQATLSINWLPDLQHEVVREKILAVKTEWANKAIALHRGVDLPHRLWQYIIARAGITMEDRWAGLSNKTLNRLVQELTQGQHLITGKGVFKEEFVTCGGVNLKEVDFKTMESKLVAGLYFAGEILDIDGITGGFNFQSAWTTAYLAGNAMGTS
- a CDS encoding rubredoxin encodes the protein MEIYVCSVCGYEYDPEVGDPDSGIEPGTPFEEIPEDWVCPVCGATKDQFEPAQV
- a CDS encoding cyclase, translating into MSVSSISDPIIVGADMALSHDQQKLLMQGEILVQTQSHTAWGGAVTACMYLPLVRSQVWQQLTDYPRWVQYFPDITKSEVVHKGEVKRLYQVAQKAFLFFTAQVEIYLNVVEVLGQKIQFRMEKGTFLDFSANVDLKDCGNGTLLAYNVQATPNIPVPSIFIQQAMNFELPANMRKMRQVLCKVQ
- a CDS encoding DUF924 domain-containing protein, which produces MTQAKAILEFWFGHPQEIDYGKPKPYWFKKTPEFDQKLRDLFLEDYQKAAAGYLDDWIDSPESCLALILLLDQFPRNVFRGTPDAFATDWEALSAAQHAVAQGYDHELLPVQCWFLYLPFEHSENLDHQRQCVKLFERLCNDPDSGEVIKYAVRHMEIIERFGRFPHRNSILGRTSTPEEKEFLKQPGSSF
- a CDS encoding cupin-like domain-containing protein gives rise to the protein MNITVENKLAQTSGKKIERLHKPTPEEFKRATHSYSQPVIITGKIAEWKAFFLWSIDYLNTVVGDKEIIASVSQNKVFGYDQGESSYPNIKMLFREFTDWIVQGKKGDQSYYLQQHTIDIFFPELYPDIETPDYIPKKLLAQSNLWIGTGDNITPLHWDAAQNLLCQVRGRKRVLLFEPKQTPFLYPASVHSKTPHISHLNSIDKPDFEKFPKFQKAKYTECLLEQGEMLFIPTYWWHQVYSLDQLNIAANFWWYGNFQHYLAPQGRRFLLQRPIMFWYLFKELARALWRNKIS
- a CDS encoding cupin-like domain-containing protein, encoding MNIAVENKLAQTSVKKIERINKPTPEEFKQATHSYTQPVIITGKIADWKAFSLWSIDYLNTVVGDKEFNVNLSKNKIFTFDPETEDTFPSTKMQFTDFTDWILQEKKADQYYYLQQHPIETFFPELFPDIEIPDYFNKKLFMLANLWIGTGGNTTPLHWDGAQNLLCQVRGRKRVLLFEPKQTPFLYPFSVDSKTPHMSHLNIDKPDLEKFPKFQKAKYIEYILEPGEMLFIPTFWWHQVYSLDQVNIAVNFWWVANLKDYLTPQGRKFAIEKPKFFWGILLQRPHQFWKILKDITERISNKKSV